Genomic segment of Pararhodobacter zhoushanensis:
GCCTAGGCCGCGCCGATACCTTCGCGCCCAACGATCTGGCGCTGCAAGAGGCTGCGCGCCTGCTGTTCGATCTGAATGAGCGCCCGCGCGAGAAGCCGATGCGCGCGATGTCCGAGGCCTGGACGCCCTGGCGCACGGTTGCAGCGGGGATGCTGTGGCACTACTACCATCACGCGAAAAGCCGTGAAGGCGTTACCTGAAAGGAGCTGCCATGCCCCCTCGTCCGTTGACCTCTGCCCGCAAGGGCGCGCCCAAGGGCACGGCGACCTCGGTCGTGATCTTCGTGCATGGCTACGGCGCCAATGGGGCCGACCTGCTGGGTCTGGCCGATCCGCTGGCACCGCATCTGCGCAAGACCGCCTTCTATGCCCCCGACGCGCCTGAGAATTGTCAGGGCAATCCGTTCGGCTATCAGTGGTTTCCGATCCCGTGGCTTGATGGCTCCGAGGAAAGCAAGGCGCTGGCGGGACAACAGCAGGCGGCGCATGATCTCAACGCCTTCATCGACAAGGTTCTGGCCGATGAGGGGCTGGAGCCCTCGGCGCTGGCGCTTGTCGGCTTTTCCCAAGGCACGATGATGAGCCTTCACATCGCCCCTCGCCGCCCTGCCCCGCTGGCCGCACTGGTCGGTTTCTCGGGCCGGTTGCTGCAACCGGAAACGCTGGCCGCTGAAACCGTCAGCAAGCTGCCGATCCTGTTGATTCATGGCGATGCCGACCCGATGGTCCCGGTGCAAAGCCTACCCGAAGCTGCCGACGCACTGGTCGCTGCCGGGTTCGAAACCTTTGCCCATGTCTGCAAGGGGCTGGGCCATTCCATCGACAATGAAGGCCTGTCGCTGGCGCTGGGATTCCTGCGCGAAAAGCTGCCGCAATAGGCAGCGCGCGGCCTCGCGTCGCAGAGCTGTCACGCAATCACGTCATCCTGTCCCCGTCCCGCATTTCGCGGGGTTGTCAGGGGTAAAACACCGGATATAGTCGGGGCATCGGCAGCCTCGACGGGTCCCGGACGGGAGAGACGTAAAGATGGACGGCGATTTCAGACAAGCGTTTGTGCATGAGCCAGCGGCACTCAAGCAGTTCCCGGCTTTGGTGCTGAATGCGGATTATAGACCCCTTTCGTACTACCCTCTGTCGCTGTGGCCGTGGCAAGAGGCGGTCAAGGCTGTCTGGATGGACCGCGTGACCATCGCCGCCGAGTATGAGCAGACCGTGCACTCGCAGCGCATGGAGATGCGAATACCCTCGGTCGTGGTGCTGAAAGACTACGTCAAACCCCGAAAGCGCGTGGCCTTCACGCGCTTTAATCTTTTCTTGCGCGATGAATTCGTCTGCCAGTATTGCGGTTCGCGTCACGATCTGACCTTTGACCATGTTGTGCCCCGCGCCCATGGCGGCATCACTAGCTGGGAAAATGTCGTCGCCGCCTGCGCGCCCTGCAACCTGAGCAAAGGCTCCAAAACCCTGCGCAACTCGGGCCTCAAGCTGCAGCGCACGCCGCGTCGCCCCATGGCGTCCGAGCTGATCGAGCGCGGCCGCCGCTTTCCGCCCAACCACTTGCATGAAAGCTGGGCGGATTATCTCTATTGGGACACCGAGCTTGACGCCTGAGACCCGCTGCGCTTGACTCGCGGGCAAGAGGCTGGACTTTGCCGCCAGACACCTCTATCTGCACCCGTAGTTAACGCTAACATCCGCAGGAGCCGACATGGTCGCCCGCGTCATACCCGTCGAGCCTTTCGATCTGGTCATTTTCGGTGCCACCGGCGATCTTGCCCGGCGCAAGATTTTGCCTGCCCTCTGCCGTCGCTATGCCGAGGGGCAAATGCCCCCCGAAGGCCGCATCATTGGTGCCGCCCGTACCGAGCTTTCGCGCGAAGACTTCCACACCATGGTGTCCGAGGCTTTTGACGAGTTCCTCGGCGCTTCGGCCCCCGATGCCGCCCTGCGCGCCGAATTCTTCGAGCGGCTCGATTACATCACCATCGACGCGCTGGGGGATGACGGCTGGAGCGATCTGTCAGGCCGTTTGCGCGATGACGTCGTGCGGGCGTTCTATTTCTCGGTCGGCCCGTCGCTGTTTGGTCCGCTGGCCACCGGCCTTGGCCGCTTTGGTCTGGTGACGCCGGAAACCCGGATCGTGGTCGAAAAGCCCTTCGGCAACGATCTGGAAACCGCGCGTGCGCTGAACCAGACGCTGGCGGCGCATTTCAACGAAACGCAGATCTACCGGATCGACCACTATCTGGGCAAAGAGACCGTGCAGAACCTGATGGCGGTGCGCTTCGCCAACATCCTGTTCGAGCCGCTGTGGAACGCCCGCTTCGTTGACCACGTCCAGATCACGGTGGCCGAAACCGTCGGCGTCGGCGGTCGCGGGGCCTATTACGACAAATCCGGCGCGATGCGCGATATGGTGCAAAACCATATGATGCAACTTCTTTGCCTCATCGCGATGGAACCGCCCTACAGTTTCGAGCCTGACGCCGTGCGCGACGAAAAGCTCAAGGTTATCCATGCCTTGGATCCGGTCGAGCCGCGTCAGGTGGTGCGTGGGCAATATGGCGGCGGTGCCGACACGGCCTCCTATGCGGAGGAAGTCGAGACACCGGATTCGAACACCGAAAGCTATATCGCGCTCAAGGTCGGGATTTCCAACTGGCGCTGGAAGGGCACGCCCTTTTACCTGCGCACCGGCAAACGCCTGCGCGCCCGCACGTCCGAGATCGCCGTCACCTTCCGCGACCCGCCGCATTCGATCTTTGGCGAGGATGCGCCGTGGAAGGCCAATATTCTGGTCATCCGCCTGCAGCCCGATGAAGGCATGACGCTGAAGGTGATGATCAAGGAACCCGGCCCCGGTGGGATGCGTCTGAAGGATGTGGCGCTGGACATGTCCTTTGCCGACGCATTGGGCGAAGACATGCATATTCCCGATGCTTATGAGCGCCTGATCATGGATGTCATTCGCGGCAACCAGACGCTGTTCATGCGTGGCGACGAGGTCGAGGCGGCCTGGGCCTGGACCGATCCGATCATTGCCGCGTGGCAAAAAACGGCTGATACGCCAAAACCCTACGATCCGGGGTCGTCGGGACCCGATGAGGCGCTTAAGTTGATCCATCTGGATGGTAGAAGCTGGCGCGAGATCCGTTGATGGACTTTATCGAATATTCCGACAGCGACATGATGATGTTGTCGCTGGCCCGACAATTATCGCGCGATCTGCGCGAGGCATTGGTGCGGCGCGACCGGGCACTGTTTGCGGTGCCGGGGGGCAACACGCCGGGACCGGTGTTTGACATGCTGGCCGCCGTCGATCTGGACTGGGACCGTGTCGATATTGTGCCCGGCGACGAGCGCTGGCTCCCCGAGGATCACCCCCGCTCGAACGCAGGCCAGATCCGTGCGCGGCTGATGCGCGGCAAGGCCTCGGCGGCGCGGCTGATCTCGCTGTGGCGCGATGTGCCCACCCCCGAGGAAGGCGCGGCCGAGATCGCCGACACACTCGACGCCCTGCTGCCGGTCGATGTGGCTTTGGTCGGAATGGGCGCGGACATGCACACGGCCTCGCTGTTTCCGGGAGCCAACAACCTTGAGGCGGCGCTGGCGGCCCATGCGCCCTCGGTGCTGCCGATCACCGCACCCGGCGCGCCCGAGCCGCGTGTCACGCTCAGCGCGCGGGTGTTGAAAGACGCCTTTGCCCTGCATGTGCTGATTACCGGTGCCGAGAAGCGCGCGGCACTGGAACAGGCGCAGAAATTGTCACCGATGGACGCGCCGATTGCCGCGCTGCTGCACAACGCCACGGTTCACTGGGCGCCGTAAGTCCTTGTCTGAAAAGGTTTAATCGCGCATCACCCCGTCGGGCAACCGCTGGACCAGCGCAGATTTTACAGCAGCCTCGCAATGGCGGGCCAGGTCTTTGCGATTGGGAAAATCCGAGACCTTGACCGGCGGATGGAACACCACCTCGACCCGCCCTTGCCGGGGCTGGGCCGCCACGCGCAGCAGATGCCCAAAGAACGACAGATCGCCCCACCAACCGTAGAACCGCGGATCGCGGTTATTGGGACCGATATAGACCAGCGAAACGGGCTGAACCGATAGAAAGTCGATCAGCTCTTCTGTGAAGAACGCCGCAAAGAGCGTTGGTTTGAAAGGTAAAACCCGTGCGCCGTCCGAGCTGGTTCCTTCGGGGAAGAAGCACAGATGATGCCCCGCACGCAGCCGTGCCTCGAAGACCATCTTCTGCAAGCGGGCATCGCGCGCATCGCGGCGGATGAATACCGTCCCCGTTGCCCGCGCAAGCCAGCCGATCGCCGGCCAGCGCGCGACTTCATGCTTGGCGACAAAGTAGATACGCTGCGGCGCGTTCAGCGTGAAAATATCCAACCATCCTGCATGGTTGGCGACCACAGCGCCACGCTCTTGCATGCGCTTTCCCGCGACCTTCAGCCCGATCCCCAGCACCAAGAGCGCGGCTTTGCAGACGCCCTGCGTCACAAAAGGCGTCACCGGGCGGCGCAGGCCAAAGAACGGCCGCTCGATGAGCCGCAGCAGCAAATGCACGGCCAACCCGCCGAACACGACCGCCACCAACAGCGGCACCCGCCACGCCAGCATCAGCCAGCCCAACGGGCCGATGCGGACCGCGGGCGGCTCGCCTTCTGGCGAGACCCAGGTCAGCTCAGCGGCGGGGCGTTTTGCGGGCGTAGAAGTCAACGGCTCTCTCGGACATGCGGGACGTGTCCATGATCAGACAGACGTCGGTGGTGTTGAAGTCGGTGTCGATATAGGCACCCTCGCCGACGAAACCACCCAGCCGCAGATAGGCGCGGATCAAAGGCGGAATCGCCGCCGTCGCGCGCGCGCGGTCCACCGTGTCCGGGTCCAGCAGATCCATCCGCTGGGCGTGCACGCCGGGCCGCACGGCGACGCGCAAGGCATCTGGCGCCAGATGGTGTGCATGCAGATAGCTCAGCGCTTCGGCATGCCCGGCGGGGTCTGTCCCGTGGAAAGAGGCCACGCCGAACAGGATTTCGATCCCGCGTTCCAGCACATATTCCGCCACGCCGTTCCAAAGCAGCAGCATGACCGGCCCCCGCCGATGCGCGGGATGGACGCAGCTGCGCCCCAGTTCGACCAGTTTGCGGCCCGAGGCGCGCAACGGCGCCAGGTCATATTCGGCATCCGAATAGAACCGCCCCAGTTCCCGCGCGCGTTCTTGCGGCATCAGCCGGTAGACGCCCACCACATGCGCCAGCGTCGTCGGATCGATCGAGCGGTCCACCAGAAGCAGATGGTCGAAATAGGGGTCCAGCGCATCCCTTTCCAGACGCCGCGCGTGATCAGCGCCTGCGCAGACCGCGCCCAACTCGTCGACGAACACATCATAGCGCAGACGCTGAGCGCCCAGCAGATCAGCGTCATCACGGGCCAGCCGCACTTCATAGGCCTGTTCTTTGTGCGTCGCAGAGGTGGTGCGTGCGTCGTTCATCGCTGTCTCGCTTCAGCAAAGAGGCGGGCAATTGACACAGCCGCAAGTTGCGCCCTACCCTTTTGGCAGGGTCTGCCTGCCCGATGCGGGATCACTGGCCCGGCATCCATTCAAGGTCAATTACCCGTGTATCCACCACCACCTTGCCCGCTTCCTCAAAGTTTACCGTCACGCGCGGGCCAACGACGGACTGCACCTGCCCCAGTCCCCAGTCCGGCTGGGTGGGATGGCGGACGAACATACCGGGTTCAAGCAACTGAGACATCGGGTCTTCCCTTTCTGCCGGGGGCACAGTGATGCCCGAGGTGCGCGATCTTGCAGCCTTGGTCAGCTCGCGGCTTTGCCATGATCTCGTAAGCCCTCTCGGCGCGATCGGCAACGGGGTCGAGCTGATGCGGATGATGCAACTCGACTCGCCCGAGCTGGATCTGATCGAACAGGCCGCCAAGGCGGCGCAGGCGCGGGTGCAACTGTTTCGCCTCGCCTTTGGCGTCGCGCAAGACGGGCAAGAGGTTCGCGCTGCCGAACTGACACAGGCGCTGGACGGCATTGCGATACAGGGCCGCATCACGCTGCGCAGCGCCTTCACAGCGCCAGTGCCCCGCCTGCTGGCCAAGCGCCTGACCTTGGCTGCCCTGTGTGCTGACAGCGCCCTGCCCTACGGTGGTGAGATCGTGGTCGAGCCGGGCGGCGTTGTCGCCACGTCCCCGCGCCTGACCCTCGATGCCGCGTTGTGGGATCCGCTCGGTCAAGGGGAGATCCCGGCCGAGCTTTCTGCCAAATCGGTGCATTTCGGACTGCTGGTCACGCTGGGTCCCGTCGAGATCGAACGGGACGAGACCCAGGTGACGCTTCGGCTGTAGTCAGGGCCGGATCGTACCGTCGCCGGTGACCAGATACTTGAAGCTGGTCAATTGCTCGGCCCCGACCGGCCCACGTGCGTGCATCTTGCCGGTCGCGATGCCGATCTCTGCCCCCATGCCGAATTCGCCGCCATCGGCAAACTGGGTTGAGGCATTCTGCATCAGGATCGCGCTGTCCAGCCGGGCGAAAAAACGATCCGCCGTGGTCTGGTTCTCGGTCAGGATCGATTCCGTGTGCTGGCTGCCGTGTTTGCGGATATGCGCAATGGCCCCGTCCACGCCATCGACCAGCTTGGCGGCGATGATCATGTCCAGAAACTCGCGGCCAAAATCCTCGGGCGTGGCTTTCACCGTGCCTTTGACCGTCAGCAACTCACCCTCTGTCCGCACTTCGACCCCGGCCTTGAGCAGATCCTCGATCAGCACCGCGCCGTGCCGGGCGTAGAAGCTGCGATCAATCAGCAGCGTCTCGGCCGAGCCACAGATCCCCGTGCGCCGGGTCTTGGCGTTCAGCACCACGCGGCGCGCCTTGGCCAGATCGGCGTCGCCGTCGGCGTAGACGTGGCAGATGCCTTCAAGATGCGCGAAAACCGGCACGCGTGCCTCGGCCTGCACCAGCCCGACCAGCCCCTTGCCACCGCGCGGCACGATCACGTCGATGTATTTCACCATCCGCAGCATCTCGGCCACGGCCTCGCGGTCGCGGGTCGGCACCATCTGGATCGCGGCCTCGGGCAGACCGGCAGCCTTCAGCCCCGCCACCATGCACCCCAGCAGTGTCATCGAGGAATGATAGCTCTCGCTGCCGCCGCGCAGGATCACCGCATTGCCCGATTTCAGGCACAGCGCGGCGGCGTCGGCGGTCACGTTCGGGCGGCTCTCATAGATCACGCCGATGACACCCAAAGGCGTGCGCACCCGGCGGATATGCAGGCCCGAAGGCATGTCCCATTCCGCCAGCACCGCCCCGACCGGGTCATCCTGCGCCGCCACCGCCCGCAACCCCGCCACGATCGACGCGATCCGCGCGTCGTCCAGTTCCAGCCGGTCCAGCATCGCCGGGCTCAGGCCCTTGTCGCGACCAAACGCCATGTCCTTGGCATTCGCTGCCAGAATCGCCGGGACGCTATCGGCCACCGCGTCTGCCGCCGCCAGCAGCGCGGCCGTCTTGGCCTCGGCACTGGCAAAGCCCAACTCGGCCG
This window contains:
- a CDS encoding alpha/beta hydrolase — encoded protein: MPPRPLTSARKGAPKGTATSVVIFVHGYGANGADLLGLADPLAPHLRKTAFYAPDAPENCQGNPFGYQWFPIPWLDGSEESKALAGQQQAAHDLNAFIDKVLADEGLEPSALALVGFSQGTMMSLHIAPRRPAPLAALVGFSGRLLQPETLAAETVSKLPILLIHGDADPMVPVQSLPEAADALVAAGFETFAHVCKGLGHSIDNEGLSLALGFLREKLPQ
- a CDS encoding HNH endonuclease, giving the protein MDGDFRQAFVHEPAALKQFPALVLNADYRPLSYYPLSLWPWQEAVKAVWMDRVTIAAEYEQTVHSQRMEMRIPSVVVLKDYVKPRKRVAFTRFNLFLRDEFVCQYCGSRHDLTFDHVVPRAHGGITSWENVVAACAPCNLSKGSKTLRNSGLKLQRTPRRPMASELIERGRRFPPNHLHESWADYLYWDTELDA
- the zwf gene encoding glucose-6-phosphate dehydrogenase — its product is MVARVIPVEPFDLVIFGATGDLARRKILPALCRRYAEGQMPPEGRIIGAARTELSREDFHTMVSEAFDEFLGASAPDAALRAEFFERLDYITIDALGDDGWSDLSGRLRDDVVRAFYFSVGPSLFGPLATGLGRFGLVTPETRIVVEKPFGNDLETARALNQTLAAHFNETQIYRIDHYLGKETVQNLMAVRFANILFEPLWNARFVDHVQITVAETVGVGGRGAYYDKSGAMRDMVQNHMMQLLCLIAMEPPYSFEPDAVRDEKLKVIHALDPVEPRQVVRGQYGGGADTASYAEEVETPDSNTESYIALKVGISNWRWKGTPFYLRTGKRLRARTSEIAVTFRDPPHSIFGEDAPWKANILVIRLQPDEGMTLKVMIKEPGPGGMRLKDVALDMSFADALGEDMHIPDAYERLIMDVIRGNQTLFMRGDEVEAAWAWTDPIIAAWQKTADTPKPYDPGSSGPDEALKLIHLDGRSWREIR
- the pgl gene encoding 6-phosphogluconolactonase gives rise to the protein MDFIEYSDSDMMMLSLARQLSRDLREALVRRDRALFAVPGGNTPGPVFDMLAAVDLDWDRVDIVPGDERWLPEDHPRSNAGQIRARLMRGKASAARLISLWRDVPTPEEGAAEIADTLDALLPVDVALVGMGADMHTASLFPGANNLEAALAAHAPSVLPITAPGAPEPRVTLSARVLKDAFALHVLITGAEKRAALEQAQKLSPMDAPIAALLHNATVHWAP
- a CDS encoding lysophospholipid acyltransferase family protein gives rise to the protein MLAWRVPLLVAVVFGGLAVHLLLRLIERPFFGLRRPVTPFVTQGVCKAALLVLGIGLKVAGKRMQERGAVVANHAGWLDIFTLNAPQRIYFVAKHEVARWPAIGWLARATGTVFIRRDARDARLQKMVFEARLRAGHHLCFFPEGTSSDGARVLPFKPTLFAAFFTEELIDFLSVQPVSLVYIGPNNRDPRFYGWWGDLSFFGHLLRVAAQPRQGRVEVVFHPPVKVSDFPNRKDLARHCEAAVKSALVQRLPDGVMRD
- a CDS encoding GNAT family N-acetyltransferase; the encoded protein is MNDARTTSATHKEQAYEVRLARDDADLLGAQRLRYDVFVDELGAVCAGADHARRLERDALDPYFDHLLLVDRSIDPTTLAHVVGVYRLMPQERARELGRFYSDAEYDLAPLRASGRKLVELGRSCVHPAHRRGPVMLLLWNGVAEYVLERGIEILFGVASFHGTDPAGHAEALSYLHAHHLAPDALRVAVRPGVHAQRMDLLDPDTVDRARATAAIPPLIRAYLRLGGFVGEGAYIDTDFNTTDVCLIMDTSRMSERAVDFYARKTPRR
- a CDS encoding DUF3553 domain-containing protein, producing the protein MSQLLEPGMFVRHPTQPDWGLGQVQSVVGPRVTVNFEEAGKVVVDTRVIDLEWMPGQ
- a CDS encoding histidine phosphotransferase family protein — translated: MPEVRDLAALVSSRLCHDLVSPLGAIGNGVELMRMMQLDSPELDLIEQAAKAAQARVQLFRLAFGVAQDGQEVRAAELTQALDGIAIQGRITLRSAFTAPVPRLLAKRLTLAALCADSALPYGGEIVVEPGGVVATSPRLTLDAALWDPLGQGEIPAELSAKSVHFGLLVTLGPVEIERDETQVTLRL
- a CDS encoding glutamate-5-semialdehyde dehydrogenase; translated protein: MSDIAVMMEDIGRQARDASAELGFASAEAKTAALLAAADAVADSVPAILAANAKDMAFGRDKGLSPAMLDRLELDDARIASIVAGLRAVAAQDDPVGAVLAEWDMPSGLHIRRVRTPLGVIGVIYESRPNVTADAAALCLKSGNAVILRGGSESYHSSMTLLGCMVAGLKAAGLPEAAIQMVPTRDREAVAEMLRMVKYIDVIVPRGGKGLVGLVQAEARVPVFAHLEGICHVYADGDADLAKARRVVLNAKTRRTGICGSAETLLIDRSFYARHGAVLIEDLLKAGVEVRTEGELLTVKGTVKATPEDFGREFLDMIIAAKLVDGVDGAIAHIRKHGSQHTESILTENQTTADRFFARLDSAILMQNASTQFADGGEFGMGAEIGIATGKMHARGPVGAEQLTSFKYLVTGDGTIRP